From Clostridia bacterium, a single genomic window includes:
- a CDS encoding ABC transporter ATP-binding protein, with the protein MIELDSIVKKYEMGGETVYALNEVSLEIEQGEFVAIVGPSGSGKSTLMNIMGCLDIADKGSYVLDGLNIAEYSEKGLAQIRSRKIGFIFQGFNLLVKLDALENVELPLVYQGVKGKERRMRAIEALKKVGLSDRIHHKPTELSGGQQQRVAIARALVTQPSLILADEPTGNLDSSTGKQIITLFHELHKSGNTIVLITHDSNVAAEAECRVYIEDGRIKKKV; encoded by the coding sequence GTGATTGAATTAGATAGTATAGTAAAGAAATATGAAATGGGTGGCGAAACTGTATATGCACTCAACGAGGTTTCTCTTGAAATAGAGCAGGGAGAATTTGTGGCCATAGTAGGCCCTTCAGGTAGTGGCAAGTCAACATTGATGAATATCATGGGTTGTTTAGATATTGCTGACAAGGGGAGTTATGTGCTGGATGGACTCAATATTGCTGAGTATTCTGAAAAGGGGCTCGCCCAAATAAGGAGCAGAAAGATAGGTTTTATATTTCAAGGCTTCAACCTCTTAGTAAAACTTGATGCGCTGGAAAATGTGGAGTTGCCACTTGTATATCAGGGAGTGAAGGGAAAAGAGCGGAGAATGCGGGCAATTGAAGCACTTAAAAAGGTGGGACTTTCAGATAGAATCCATCATAAGCCGACTGAACTTTCTGGCGGACAGCAACAGCGAGTGGCGATAGCAAGGGCACTTGTGACCCAGCCTTCGCTCATACTTGCAGATGAACCTACAGGTAATTTGGATAGTTCCACTGGTAAGCAGATAATAACCTTATTTCATGAACTACATAAAAGTGGGAATACAATAGTACTTATTACCCATGATAGTAATGTGGCTGCCGAAGCTGAATGTAGAGTATATATTGAAGATGGCCGAATAAAAAAGAAGGTTTAG
- a CDS encoding HlyD family efflux transporter periplasmic adaptor subunit, protein MEKKIHTKKIIVASIIVVVLVIAVYFLFFAGKSKAISSTTYQVTEITTGDLTQAITGTGTIWPSKSVDVVAPFDLKVLSVEVQSGQSIKAGDIIAKLDTDALDSVISQLKDEISSIDDAIVRLKESESTTEIIKSPVSGRVKEILTESGDNVKSVISEHGSLLTISTDGKMKVTIETSEVEEGDSVSVDVDSSTYSGTVVDVSNGKAIITLTDNGTAVDAAATVYNSDGDELGSGSLSINQPVKVIADVGTVSRIYINENSKVYKNTSLIYLKDLPTSEKYETQIKGRLKKQNLLLAAQKMRESGGLVSEYDGIVNEISINDGTQVTENSEILSIYTDSADTLTVSIDELDIQNIEEGQSAKVTIDAIEDKTYDATVESISQVGEVNSGVTTYDVKLKVEGDEKLKIGMNATAEIIIEERTDILLLPLEAIQSTQGEQYVWLYTGTLPKDPGEDPGERTVVSTGLSDDNYVEITDGLDTDDKVVIVRTKTTNTNRQQGGMMAPGGMDMGTPRQMEGNTPQGRPPSDGAPSGAGPQGQGRD, encoded by the coding sequence ATGGAAAAGAAAATTCATACTAAAAAAATAATTGTTGCATCAATTATAGTTGTTGTGCTAGTTATAGCAGTATATTTTTTGTTTTTCGCTGGCAAATCCAAAGCCATCTCATCTACAACTTATCAGGTTACGGAAATTACTACTGGGGATCTGACCCAAGCTATAACTGGTACAGGTACAATTTGGCCAAGTAAGAGCGTAGATGTTGTTGCTCCCTTTGATTTAAAAGTGCTGTCGGTAGAAGTACAGAGTGGTCAAAGCATCAAAGCAGGTGATATAATAGCTAAATTGGACACAGATGCGCTTGATAGCGTTATATCACAGTTAAAAGATGAGATCTCATCCATAGATGATGCCATTGTAAGGCTGAAAGAGAGTGAGAGTACTACTGAGATAATCAAATCACCCGTATCAGGCAGGGTAAAGGAGATATTAACAGAGTCTGGAGATAATGTAAAATCCGTTATTTCTGAGCATGGTTCACTTCTTACAATATCTACTGATGGAAAGATGAAGGTGACAATTGAAACTTCCGAAGTAGAAGAGGGAGATAGTGTAAGTGTTGATGTGGATAGTAGTACATATAGTGGTACAGTTGTCGATGTTTCAAATGGAAAGGCTATAATTACGCTTACTGATAACGGTACTGCTGTAGATGCAGCAGCAACTGTATACAATAGTGACGGAGATGAACTAGGTTCAGGATCCCTATCTATAAATCAGCCAGTTAAGGTAATAGCCGATGTAGGGACTGTGTCAAGAATATATATAAATGAAAATAGTAAAGTATATAAGAATACTTCGCTTATATATTTAAAAGATTTGCCAACTTCAGAAAAATATGAAACGCAGATTAAAGGGCGTTTGAAAAAGCAAAATTTACTTCTTGCTGCACAAAAGATGCGTGAAAGTGGAGGGCTTGTATCCGAATATGATGGTATAGTAAATGAAATTTCAATAAATGATGGTACGCAGGTGACAGAAAATAGTGAGATATTATCCATATATACAGATAGTGCAGATACTTTGACGGTATCAATTGATGAGTTGGATATTCAAAATATAGAGGAAGGCCAGAGTGCAAAGGTTACAATTGATGCTATAGAGGATAAGACGTATGATGCAACAGTGGAAAGTATATCTCAAGTAGGTGAAGTGAATAGTGGCGTGACTACATACGATGTGAAACTCAAGGTTGAAGGTGATGAAAAACTAAAAATCGGAATGAATGCCACAGCTGAGATCATAATCGAAGAACGTACCGATATATTACTATTGCCCCTTGAGGCTATACAGTCTACACAAGGAGAGCAGTATGTATGGCTCTATACAGGAACCCTACCTAAGGACCCTGGAGAGGATCCTGGCGAAAGGACTGTTGTAAGCACTGGGCTTTCAGATGATAATTATGTAGAGATCACAGATGGACTCGATACCGACGATAAGGTGGTTATTGTACGTACTAAAACTACTAACACTAATAGACAACAAGGTGGGATGATGGCACCAGGAGGGATGGACATGGGTACACCACGCCAGATGGAGGGCAACACTCCCCAGGGTAGACCGCCATCTGACGGAGCACCATCAGGCGCAGGCCCTCAAGGACAGGGGCGTGACTAG
- a CDS encoding response regulator transcription factor: MRILLVEDEKQLSESLTQILNKNNYIVDTAYDGEEGLNNALSDIYDLIILDIMLPCLDGLSMLSQIRKANINTPVLMLTARSEVSDKVKGLDLGADDYLAKPFYSEELLARIRALLRRKGEFISDDIISYADLTLDLANMELSTGRSKVRLSLKEFELMRHFLSNPNAILQKEFLIVKVWGYDSDAEYNNLEVYISFLRKKLTRIKANVQIVTIRNVGYKLEA, encoded by the coding sequence ATGAGGATATTACTTGTAGAAGATGAAAAACAACTCTCCGAGTCATTGACCCAGATATTGAATAAAAACAATTACATAGTTGATACTGCATATGATGGTGAAGAAGGACTTAACAACGCCCTATCTGATATCTATGATTTAATTATTCTCGATATAATGCTACCTTGCCTTGACGGACTATCAATGCTCAGCCAAATAAGAAAGGCCAATATAAATACTCCTGTGCTTATGCTCACAGCAAGGAGTGAGGTAAGTGATAAAGTGAAAGGACTGGATTTAGGAGCTGACGACTATCTAGCAAAGCCTTTTTACTCTGAAGAGCTTCTAGCTAGGATAAGGGCACTTTTACGGCGAAAAGGCGAATTTATATCTGATGATATTATCTCGTATGCCGATTTAACATTGGATCTTGCCAATATGGAATTGAGTACAGGCAGGAGTAAAGTACGGCTATCTCTTAAAGAGTTTGAGCTGATGCGTCATTTTTTGAGCAATCCAAATGCAATTTTACAAAAAGAATTTTTGATAGTAAAAGTTTGGGGATATGACTCTGATGCTGAATACAACAATCTTGAAGTATATATATCCTTCTTACGTAAGAAACTTACTCGCATAAAAGCTAATGTCCAAATAGTTACTATAAGAAATGTGGGTTATAAATTGGAGGCATAA
- a CDS encoding HAMP domain-containing sensor histidine kinase, producing MFDKLRNRFLWFTMGILTLIFLIIFTIVFISTAAKAQQQLNMTLNDVMHIPNHKISIHSPLHASSISVEINHEGDILDILSLVKINTQTLTETLEKIVCSNDYEGTVNMGGNRFAYLKKDMPFGFKIVLVSRAMYDDTIKNLLITLIFVGFFSLGILFLISWFFANKAIKPVKMAFEQQKQFVADASHELKTPLTIINTNLDLISSNSNETVDEQHKWIGYIYEQIDRMSKLINDMLILARVDEHEIISSRVNFSDILNNALLYFEVALYEQDINLKQDVCENIYVSGDPISLEKLVYILLENALKYSPRGEEVSVELTYEKSKLLLKVKNTGVGISREHIDKIFDRFYRVNSARTQRSGGYGLGLAIAKAIVNQHNGYIWAKSTYKSYTEFIIELPIIG from the coding sequence TTGTTCGATAAACTACGAAATAGATTCCTATGGTTTACCATGGGTATATTGACATTGATATTTCTAATCATATTTACTATAGTCTTTATTTCAACTGCTGCCAAGGCACAGCAACAACTTAATATGACCCTAAATGACGTCATGCATATACCGAATCATAAAATATCCATACATAGCCCCCTTCATGCAAGCAGTATATCTGTTGAGATTAATCACGAAGGGGACATATTAGATATTTTATCCCTAGTTAAAATAAATACGCAAACACTTACCGAGACATTAGAAAAAATAGTGTGTAGTAATGATTATGAAGGTACAGTAAATATGGGTGGCAATCGTTTTGCATATCTGAAAAAGGACATGCCATTTGGCTTTAAAATAGTCCTTGTAAGTCGTGCAATGTATGATGACACCATAAAAAACCTACTAATTACCCTCATCTTTGTAGGTTTTTTTAGTCTGGGCATACTATTTCTTATCTCTTGGTTTTTCGCAAACAAAGCAATCAAGCCTGTGAAAATGGCCTTTGAACAGCAAAAACAATTCGTTGCCGATGCCTCTCACGAACTAAAAACTCCCCTCACTATAATAAACACTAATCTAGATTTAATCTCGTCAAATAGCAATGAAACTGTAGATGAGCAGCATAAGTGGATAGGATATATCTATGAACAGATTGATAGAATGTCAAAGCTTATTAATGATATGTTAATACTTGCACGTGTGGATGAACATGAAATAATTTCTTCAAGAGTAAACTTTTCTGATATATTAAATAATGCTTTACTATATTTTGAGGTTGCCCTATATGAGCAAGATATAAATCTTAAGCAGGATGTCTGTGAAAATATATATGTATCAGGAGATCCCATATCTCTAGAAAAGCTTGTATATATATTGCTTGAAAATGCCCTTAAATACTCACCAAGGGGAGAGGAGGTTTCTGTTGAGCTTACATATGAAAAATCAAAACTTTTATTGAAAGTCAAAAACACTGGAGTAGGTATATCTAGGGAGCATATTGACAAGATATTTGACCGTTTCTATCGAGTAAATAGCGCAAGGACACAGAGAAGTGGGGGATATGGCCTTGGACTTGCAATTGCAAAAGCTATAGTCAATCAGCATAATGGATATATATGGGCAAAGAGCACATATAAAAGCTATACTGAATTTATAATTGAATTACCAATCATCGGGTAG